AGCCTGACCTTGCACAGCGCCGATCCCGAGATCGGCCCCATGGACCTGGAGCGGGTGGCGCGTGGCTTGGAGTCCGAGCTCAAGCGCGTGCCGGGCACGCGCGACATCCAGCTCATCGGTGGTCCCGGTCGCCGACTCTTGGTGGCCCTGGACCCCGAGCGCATGAACCGGGCGGGCCTGTCGGTCGCGGAACTGCGCCAGGCCTTGCAAGGTGCTCACCAGGGCGCACAGATTGGCGAGCGCGTGCAGAGCGATCACAGCGTGATGCTGGAGGCCGGGCCCTATCTGCGCGATGCCCGCAAACTGGAAGACTTGATCGTCGGTGTGCAGGCCGGCCGCCCGGTGGCCTTGCGCGATGTGGCCGATGTGCGCGAGGGCAGCCTGCCGGGTTCGGCCCGGGTCTGGCACCGCGTCAAAGGGCAGGACCGTCCGGCGCTGACCCTGGCCATCACCAAGAAGGCCGGCGAGAACGCCATCGATGTAGCCCGAGCGCTGCAGGCCCGGGTGGCCGAACTGCGCGGCACCTTGTTGCCCAGCCAGGTCGAGGTCGAGGAGACGCGCAACTATGGCCAGACGGCGGACGAGAAGGCACGCCAGCTGATTCAGAAGCTGTTGTTCGCCACCGCCTCGGTGGTGGCCCTGGTGTTCCTGGCGCTGGGCCGGCGCGAGGCGGCCATCGTCGGCGCGGCCGTGATCTTGACCCTGGCCGCCACCCTGTTCGCATCCTGGGCCTGGGGCTTCACGCTGAACCGCGTGTCGCTGTTCGCGTTGATCTTCTCGATCGGCATCCTGGTGGATGACGCCATCGTGGTGGTGGAAAACATTCATCGCCATTTGGCGATGAATGTTTCGGCGCAGGCTCATATCGCCGAAGGCGATGTGAGCCGCAGCCAGAACATGGCTCGGTTGATCCAGATCATTCCCCGCGCGGTGGACGAGGTGGGCGGCCCCACCATCCTGGCCACCTTCACGGTCATCGCCGCCCTGCTGCCGATGGCCTTTGTGTCGGGCTTGATGGGGCCCTATATGGCGCCCATCCCCATCAATGCCTCCATGGGCATGCTGATCTCGTTGGCGATCGCTTTTGTGGTGACACCGTGGTTGGCGCGCCTGCTGATGAAGGCCCTGCCCGCCGGGCAAAGCGCCGATCCGGAGGCGCTGCACGGGCTCTCCAAGTGGCTGGCACCGCATTTCGAACGCCTGTTTGGCCCGCTGCTGGATGCGCAGCGCGGCGCGCGCAATCGCCGATGGCTGGGCCTGGGAGTGGCGGGGCTGATCGTGGTTTCGCTGGCTCTGCCAGGCGTGGGTGCTGTGCTGCTGAAGATGCTGCCCTTCGACAACAAGAGCGAATTGCAGGTCATGGTGGACATGCCGGCGGGCACGCCGGTGGAGCGCACGGCGGCGGTGCTGCAGGAGCTGGGCGTCTGGGTGGGTCAGCAACCCGAGGTGCGCCACTTGCAGGCCTATGCAGGTGCCTCCGCGCCGATCAACTTCAATGGCCTGGTGCGGCAGTACTTCCTGCGCACCGATCCACACCAGGGCGATTTGGCGGTGAACCTGGCCCCAAAGAGCGAGCGCAAGGAACAGAGCCATGACATCGCCACCCGCTGGCGCCCGGAGCTGCAGCGCATCGCGCGCCGCCATGGCGCCAACCTCAAGGTGGTGGAGGTGCCGCCCGGCCCCCCGGTGCTGGCCCCGCTGGTGGCTGAGATCTATGGCCCCGAAGCCAGCGGCCGCGCCCAAGTGGCGGCGGCGGTGCGCAAAGTCTTGGAAGGGGGCGAGGGCGTAGTCGATGTGGACGACTCTGGCATCGCTGCGGCGCCACGCGAACGCCTGGTGGTGGACCAACGCAAGGCCGCGCTGCTGGGTGTGCCGGCGTCCGCCATCGTCAGCACCCTGCAGGCCGCCCAACAGGGCGACCCTGCCCTCTGGCTGCACGATGGCAGCCGCCGCGCCACGTCGGCCACCCTGATCCTGGCTCCAGAGCTTTTGGGTGAGCGCGAGGCCCTGCTGTCTTTGGGCGTCAAGACGCCCCAGGGCAAGCTGGTGCCCCTGCGTGAGTTGGTGACGTTGCAGCCGGCCCTGCGTGAGGCCCCGGCCTATCGCAAGGATGGACTTCCCGTGCACTACGTGGTGGGCGATATGGCCGGTCGCATTGACAGCCCGCTCTATGGCCTGTTCAGTCTGCGGGGTCAACTGGGCGTACTGCCCATGCCCGATGGCGGGCGACTGCAGGAGTTCTTCATCCGCCCCCCCAGCGACCCCTATCGCGGCTACAGCCTCAAGTGGGACGGCGAATGGCAGATCACCTATGAGACCTTCCGCGACATGGGCCTGGCCTATGCGGTCGGCCTGGTGCTGATCTATTTGCTGGTGGTGGCGCAGTTCAAGTCCTACCTGACGCCCTTGGTCATCATGGCGCCCATCCCGCTCACCGTGGTGGGTGTGATG
Above is a window of Inhella inkyongensis DNA encoding:
- a CDS encoding efflux RND transporter permease subunit, which gives rise to MSRLDEGLGLSGRIAAFFQGAQITPLLALVGLLLGLFAVAATPREEEPQINVTMANVLVALPGASVADVEALITIPGEQVLSRIAGVEHVMAVARPGQAVLTVQFKVGVPRTEALVRLQDTVQSHADWLPPGLGASPPLIKPLGIDDVPILSLTLHSADPEIGPMDLERVARGLESELKRVPGTRDIQLIGGPGRRLLVALDPERMNRAGLSVAELRQALQGAHQGAQIGERVQSDHSVMLEAGPYLRDARKLEDLIVGVQAGRPVALRDVADVREGSLPGSARVWHRVKGQDRPALTLAITKKAGENAIDVARALQARVAELRGTLLPSQVEVEETRNYGQTADEKARQLIQKLLFATASVVALVFLALGRREAAIVGAAVILTLAATLFASWAWGFTLNRVSLFALIFSIGILVDDAIVVVENIHRHLAMNVSAQAHIAEGDVSRSQNMARLIQIIPRAVDEVGGPTILATFTVIAALLPMAFVSGLMGPYMAPIPINASMGMLISLAIAFVVTPWLARLLMKALPAGQSADPEALHGLSKWLAPHFERLFGPLLDAQRGARNRRWLGLGVAGLIVVSLALPGVGAVLLKMLPFDNKSELQVMVDMPAGTPVERTAAVLQELGVWVGQQPEVRHLQAYAGASAPINFNGLVRQYFLRTDPHQGDLAVNLAPKSERKEQSHDIATRWRPELQRIARRHGANLKVVEVPPGPPVLAPLVAEIYGPEASGRAQVAAAVRKVLEGGEGVVDVDDSGIAAAPRERLVVDQRKAALLGVPASAIVSTLQAAQQGDPALWLHDGSRRATSATLILAPELLGEREALLSLGVKTPQGKLVPLRELVTLQPALREAPAYRKDGLPVHYVVGDMAGRIDSPLYGLFSLRGQLGVLPMPDGGRLQEFFIRPPSDPYRGYSLKWDGEWQITYETFRDMGLAYAVGLVLIYLLVVAQFKSYLTPLVIMAPIPLTVVGVMPGHALLGAPFTATSMIGMIALAGIIVRNSILLVDFINLQVRAGMAFEAAIQRSAITRAQPILLTGLAAMLGAFFILDDPIFNGLAISLIFGIAVSTVLTLVVIPILYFVAYRHRLHLLKGETP